GTTAATTTCATTTAAACGATTCCTCTTTCATTATTATTAATGACTTTCCTTTTCAATATAAATCGGTCGATGTTTTGTTTCCAGATATGTCTTAGATAGATACATACCAACAACTCCCATTCCTAACAATTGAATACCACTTAAAAAACTGATAATACATACTAATGACGGCCATCCGGCAACGGGATCTCCAAATACTGCAGCTCTCACGATTACAAATATCAGAAATAAAAATGCAAAAATGCATACAAACACATCCATCAATGATACTGCCATCAATGGTGCTGTTGAAAATGCCATAATTCCTTCACAGGCATAACGAAATAGCTTCCAAAAAGACCACTTCGTCTCCCCCGCGGCACGTTCTACATTCTTATATTCCAGCCATTTTGTCTCAAATCCTACCCATCCAAAGATTCCTTTTGTAAAACGGTTATATTCTGGCATTGTCAAAATAGCATCTACCATCTTTCGTTTCATCATACGAAAATCCCTTGCTCCATCTACTATATTTGAATCTGAAATCTTATTGATTAGTTTATAAAATTGCCTTGCAAAAAAAGAACGAATAACAGGTTCTCCTTCTCTTGTCACTCTTCTTGTTGCCACACTATCATAGTTTTCTTCTTCAATACATCGAATCATCTTTGGA
The sequence above is drawn from the Anaerostipes hadrus ATCC 29173 = JCM 17467 genome and encodes:
- a CDS encoding glycosyltransferase family 2 protein, with the translated sequence MNKLCSCIVPCFNEEKVIPIYYDEMQKVMKQEENIEFEIIFVDDGSKDGTLEIMRKLSEQDPKVHYISFSRNFGKEAALYAGLERAKGDYVITMDVDLQDPPYLIPKMIRCIEEENYDSVATRRVTREGEPVIRSFFARQFYKLINKISDSNIVDGARDFRMMKRKMVDAILTMPEYNRFTKGIFGWVGFETKWLEYKNVERAAGETKWSFWKLFRYACEGIMAFSTAPLMAVSLMDVFVCIFAFLFLIFVIVRAAVFGDPVAGWPSLVCIISFLSGIQLLGMGVVGMYLSKTYLETKHRPIYIEKESH